A genome region from Bradyrhizobium commune includes the following:
- a CDS encoding GntR family transcriptional regulator codes for MATQKRRNGKRSGKANPAEDEAVYQAILHALLEGKLKAGVKLAEPPLADIFGVSRERIRKVLHRLGAERRLEMIPNRGARVPRPTLDDVRSVYEAHRVLEAGVLTQLVRLVDDALIDRLNAHLTEERAAATRGDRAASVRLSGAFHVHLVEALGNPDLSRFLSDLLSRSSVMVSVYEPATDSICAVDEHGAIVEALSARDVARAIAVSREHFLHVESRLHLDDVMPAAEDLTTVFAAVKPKRRKR; via the coding sequence ATGGCGACGCAGAAGCGGCGAAACGGCAAGAGAAGCGGCAAGGCCAATCCGGCGGAGGACGAGGCGGTCTATCAGGCCATCCTGCATGCGCTGCTGGAGGGCAAGCTCAAGGCGGGGGTCAAGCTCGCCGAGCCGCCGCTCGCCGACATCTTTGGCGTGTCGCGCGAGCGCATCCGGAAGGTGTTGCATCGGCTGGGCGCGGAGCGGCGGCTGGAGATGATCCCCAACCGCGGCGCCCGCGTGCCGCGCCCGACACTCGACGACGTCCGCAGCGTCTACGAAGCGCACCGCGTGCTCGAGGCCGGCGTGCTGACGCAGCTCGTGCGTCTGGTCGACGATGCCTTGATCGATCGGCTCAACGCCCATCTCACCGAGGAGCGCGCCGCCGCCACGCGCGGCGACCGCGCAGCGTCCGTGCGCCTGTCCGGCGCCTTCCACGTCCATTTGGTCGAGGCGCTCGGCAATCCCGATCTGTCGCGCTTTTTGTCCGATCTGCTCAGCCGCTCCTCGGTGATGGTCTCGGTCTACGAGCCTGCCACCGATTCGATCTGCGCCGTCGACGAGCATGGTGCCATCGTTGAGGCGCTCAGCGCCCGCGACGTGGCACGCGCGATCGCAGTGTCGCGCGAGCATTTTCTGCATGTGGAGAGCCGGCTGCATCTGGATGATGTGATGCCGGCAGCCGAGGATCTGACGACGGTGTTTGCGGCAGTGAAGCCGAAGCGAAGGAAGCGCTGA
- a CDS encoding putative bifunctional diguanylate cyclase/phosphodiesterase encodes MQGSADAEAAVAEARKSHERLRQAVDMLPQGIVILDPEGRYVLWNKQYAEIYSKTADLFQEGARLEDTLRVGVARGDYPEALGHEEEWLAERLKKLYEPGKRHEQTLSDGRVILIEERRTDDGGVVGLRVDITELKQREASFRLLFDGNPVPMIVCALDDERILGVNDAAIAHYGYSRAEFEKLKIRSLQAFDSEPPWTTDPTGEEQAARTWKHVKADGALIDLAIYSRELTYAERPAVLLALMDITERKRAEARLAFMAQHDGLTGLPNRNLLRQTMDEMLQHTRRSTDKVAVLMLGLDNFKAVNDTLGHAIGDKLLRGVAKRLRSTLREEDALARLNSDEFAIVQGGLARPEDAVMLAKRLLEAITDPYLLDGHSVVIGASIGIAMAPGDGDDSEKLLKSADMALSRAKLDARGTFAFFEAALHAKAQTRRKIEVELRDAIQNDVLRPYYQPLIDLSSGRITGFEALVRWPHPERGMVSPAEFIPVAEDTGLINPLGGLMLRRACLDAATWPDDVRVAVNLSPLQFRSGHLLSMVTDALKHSGLPPRRLELEITETLLLEKSAQVLATLHALRTLGVRISMDDFGTGYSSLSYLRSFPFDKIKIDQSFVRDLGANRESQAIIRSIVSLGKGLGVIITAEGVETEAELSCLRAEGCDEGQGFLFSKARPNAEIISLLAAQRGIDGDEDAALVA; translated from the coding sequence ATGCAGGGCAGCGCGGACGCCGAAGCGGCAGTCGCTGAAGCGCGCAAATCGCATGAACGGCTGCGCCAGGCCGTCGACATGCTGCCGCAGGGCATCGTGATCCTCGATCCCGAAGGCCGCTACGTCCTCTGGAACAAGCAATACGCAGAAATCTACAGCAAGACCGCCGATCTGTTCCAGGAAGGCGCACGTCTGGAAGACACGTTGCGCGTCGGCGTCGCCCGCGGCGATTATCCGGAGGCCCTGGGCCACGAGGAAGAATGGCTGGCCGAGCGGCTGAAGAAACTCTACGAGCCCGGCAAGCGCCATGAGCAGACGTTGTCGGACGGGCGCGTCATCCTGATCGAGGAACGCCGCACCGATGACGGCGGCGTGGTCGGCCTGCGCGTCGACATCACCGAATTGAAGCAGCGCGAGGCCTCGTTCCGCCTGCTGTTCGACGGTAATCCCGTCCCCATGATCGTCTGCGCGCTGGACGACGAGCGCATCCTCGGCGTCAATGACGCAGCGATTGCGCATTACGGCTATAGCCGCGCCGAATTCGAGAAGCTGAAGATCCGCTCCCTGCAGGCCTTCGACAGCGAGCCGCCCTGGACCACCGACCCGACCGGCGAGGAGCAGGCCGCGCGCACCTGGAAGCACGTCAAGGCCGACGGCGCGCTGATCGATCTTGCGATCTATTCGCGCGAATTGACCTATGCCGAGCGGCCCGCGGTGCTGCTCGCGCTGATGGACATCACCGAGCGCAAGCGCGCCGAGGCGCGGCTCGCCTTCATGGCCCAGCATGACGGGCTCACGGGCTTGCCGAACCGCAATCTGTTGCGCCAGACCATGGACGAGATGCTCCAGCACACCCGCCGCAGCACCGACAAGGTCGCGGTGCTGATGCTCGGGCTCGACAATTTCAAGGCGGTCAACGACACGCTGGGGCACGCGATCGGCGACAAGCTGTTGCGCGGCGTCGCCAAGCGGCTGCGTTCGACCTTGCGCGAGGAAGACGCCCTCGCGCGTCTCAACTCCGACGAGTTCGCGATCGTGCAGGGCGGGCTCGCCCGCCCCGAGGACGCGGTGATGCTGGCCAAGCGCCTGCTGGAGGCCATTACCGATCCCTATCTGCTCGACGGCCATTCCGTGGTGATCGGGGCCTCCATCGGCATCGCGATGGCGCCGGGCGACGGTGACGATTCCGAGAAGCTGCTCAAGAGCGCCGACATGGCGCTGTCGCGCGCCAAGCTAGATGCGCGCGGCACCTTCGCCTTCTTCGAGGCCGCGCTCCACGCGAAGGCCCAGACCCGCCGCAAGATCGAGGTCGAGCTGCGCGATGCGATCCAGAACGACGTGCTGCGCCCCTATTATCAGCCGCTGATCGATCTTTCGAGCGGCCGCATCACCGGGTTCGAGGCGCTGGTGCGCTGGCCGCATCCGGAGCGCGGCATGGTCTCGCCGGCCGAGTTCATTCCGGTCGCCGAAGACACCGGGCTGATCAATCCGCTTGGCGGGCTGATGCTGCGCCGGGCCTGCCTCGATGCCGCGACCTGGCCGGACGACGTCCGCGTCGCCGTCAATCTGTCGCCGCTCCAGTTCCGCAGCGGCCATCTGCTCTCGATGGTGACGGACGCGCTGAAGCATTCCGGCCTGCCGCCGCGGCGGCTCGAGCTCGAGATCACCGAGACGCTGCTGCTCGAGAAGAGCGCCCAGGTGCTCGCGACCCTGCATGCGCTGCGCACACTCGGCGTCCGCATCTCGATGGACGATTTCGGCACCGGCTATTCCAGCCTTAGCTATCTGCGCAGCTTCCCGTTCGACAAGATCAAGATCGACCAGTCCTTCGTGCGCGATCTCGGCGCCAACCGCGAATCGCAGGCGATCATCCGTTCCATCGTCAGCCTCGGCAAAGGCCTCGGCGTCATCATCACCGCCGAGGGCGTCGAGACCGAGGCCGAGCTCAGCTGCCTCCGTGCCGAAGGCTGCGACGAGGGCCAGGGTTTTCTGTTCAGCAAGGCCCGCCCGAACGCCGAGATTATCAGCCTGCTGGCCGCGCAGCGCGGCATCGACGGCGACGAGGACGCCGCGCTGGTGGCGTGA
- a CDS encoding extracellular solute-binding protein, producing the protein MHTPSRRSVLTSGAALAAVLAAPARLRAAPKEIVIGGPAGAAKYFNADLFPVLEKKLDCKVLYEGTNSLTNLQKMQADKAAPKISVVIMDDPVMLPASAEGLITKMSASSIANLGKLVDGSVHQDGMWANYQRPWAGIAYSTKRMKTAPGKWADLWDAKYASKVIVPSLSNTEGFWTLLAAAHLETGKPYKEAQYEIDAAFKKVKELKPNLLNVYTNAPQAINLMEQGEAWMIGGQFSAYTLIRKAEGSPVDLAVPQDGGFAMPSGIAKVTGAPAGDLADAAIDFFLSPEAQTILADKAFVAPTNKGTPTPAGFPDPASLFAPDWAFVAKNRASWVDRWSKEMT; encoded by the coding sequence ATGCACACCCCCTCCCGACGCAGCGTTCTCACATCCGGCGCGGCCCTGGCCGCGGTCCTCGCCGCCCCGGCGCGCCTCCGCGCCGCTCCCAAGGAAATCGTCATCGGCGGCCCCGCGGGCGCCGCGAAATATTTCAACGCCGATCTGTTTCCGGTGCTGGAGAAGAAGCTCGACTGCAAGGTGCTCTATGAGGGCACCAACTCGCTGACCAATCTCCAGAAGATGCAGGCCGACAAGGCCGCGCCGAAAATCTCGGTCGTCATCATGGACGATCCGGTGATGCTGCCGGCGTCCGCCGAAGGCCTGATCACCAAGATGTCGGCCTCGTCCATCGCCAATCTCGGCAAGCTCGTGGACGGCTCGGTGCACCAGGACGGCATGTGGGCGAACTATCAGCGGCCCTGGGCCGGCATCGCCTATTCGACCAAGCGCATGAAGACGGCGCCCGGCAAATGGGCCGACCTGTGGGACGCGAAATACGCCTCCAAGGTGATCGTGCCGTCGCTCTCGAACACCGAGGGGTTCTGGACGCTGCTTGCGGCCGCCCATCTCGAAACCGGCAAGCCCTACAAGGAGGCGCAATACGAGATCGACGCCGCCTTCAAGAAGGTGAAGGAGCTGAAGCCCAATCTCCTGAACGTCTATACCAACGCGCCGCAGGCCATCAATCTGATGGAGCAGGGCGAGGCCTGGATGATCGGCGGGCAATTCTCCGCCTATACGCTGATCCGCAAGGCCGAGGGATCACCGGTCGATCTCGCCGTGCCGCAGGACGGCGGTTTTGCCATGCCCTCCGGCATCGCAAAGGTGACGGGCGCGCCGGCCGGCGATCTCGCGGACGCCGCGATCGACTTCTTCCTGAGCCCGGAAGCGCAGACCATCCTCGCCGACAAGGCGTTCGTCGCACCGACCAACAAGGGCACGCCGACGCCGGCGGGCTTCCCGGATCCCGCTTCGCTGTTCGCGCCGGACTGGGCGTTCGTCGCCAAGAACCGCGCCTCGTGGGTCGACCGCTGGAGCAAGGAGATGACATGA
- the modB gene encoding molybdate ABC transporter permease subunit — MLDISPAEWTAILLSLRVAVIATLVATPFGIALAWLLARRDFWGKSVLDALVHLPLVLPPVVTGYLLLLTFGRRGLVGAFLADHLGIVFAFRWTGAALACGVMSFPLLVRPMRLSIEAIDRRLEQAAETLGAAPWEVFFTVTLPLSLPGVLAGMVLGFAKAIGEFGATITFVSNIPGETQTISSAIYSLIQTPDGDTAASRLVIISIVLALGALIAAEWFARRATARLHGN; from the coding sequence ATGCTCGACATCTCTCCCGCGGAATGGACGGCGATCCTGCTCTCGCTCAGGGTCGCCGTCATCGCAACGCTGGTGGCGACGCCGTTCGGCATTGCTCTCGCGTGGCTGCTGGCCCGGCGCGATTTCTGGGGCAAGTCGGTGCTCGATGCGCTGGTGCATCTGCCACTGGTGCTGCCGCCGGTCGTCACCGGCTATCTGCTGCTTCTCACTTTCGGCCGCCGCGGGCTGGTCGGCGCGTTCCTCGCCGATCATCTCGGCATCGTCTTCGCGTTCCGCTGGACTGGCGCTGCACTCGCCTGCGGCGTGATGTCGTTTCCGCTGCTGGTGCGCCCGATGCGGCTGTCGATCGAGGCGATCGACCGGCGGCTCGAGCAGGCTGCGGAGACACTTGGAGCGGCTCCCTGGGAAGTCTTCTTCACGGTGACGCTGCCGCTGTCGCTGCCCGGCGTGCTCGCCGGCATGGTGCTCGGCTTTGCCAAGGCGATCGGTGAATTCGGTGCCACCATCACCTTCGTCTCCAACATTCCCGGCGAGACCCAGACGATCTCGTCCGCGATCTATTCGCTGATCCAGACGCCGGACGGCGACACAGCCGCAAGCCGGCTCGTCATCATCTCGATCGTGCTCGCGCTCGGTGCGTTGATCGCCGCCGAATGGTTCGCCCGCCGCGCGACCGCGCGGCTGCACGGGAATTGA
- the mepA gene encoding penicillin-insensitive murein endopeptidase has protein sequence MSPRRIAPLLLVMMVLAAGSALAQDKGSVNPKPLPPLANPNDPKIGAKELFARKLLPSTGPAHVIGSYVKGCIGGAEQMPLNGDNWQVMRLSRNRNFGHPDMIALIKRLAAKAHKDAGWPGILVGDIGQPRGGPALSGHASHQIGLDADIWLTPMPDRRLSREEREEMSAVMMVRDDRLDIDPKVFTPSHVLVLRDAAQEPAVQRIFVNPAIKKALCREAKGDRSWLSKIRPWWGHDYHFHIRMRCPAGASECQGQPSQSEDEGCKPSDFAFWFKDSVLHPKPPPVPPKPRPPMTLAQMPAACKAVLNAGDAKP, from the coding sequence ATGAGTCCCCGCCGCATCGCCCCTCTCCTGCTCGTCATGATGGTCCTGGCCGCCGGCTCCGCGCTGGCCCAGGACAAGGGCAGCGTCAACCCAAAGCCGCTGCCGCCGCTCGCCAACCCGAACGATCCCAAGATCGGCGCCAAGGAGCTGTTTGCGCGCAAGCTTTTGCCCTCGACGGGGCCGGCGCATGTGATCGGCTCCTATGTGAAAGGCTGCATCGGTGGTGCCGAGCAGATGCCGCTCAACGGCGACAATTGGCAGGTGATGCGGCTGTCACGTAATCGCAATTTCGGCCACCCCGACATGATCGCGCTGATCAAGCGCCTGGCCGCCAAGGCGCACAAGGACGCGGGCTGGCCCGGCATCCTGGTCGGCGACATCGGCCAGCCGCGCGGCGGGCCGGCGCTATCCGGCCATGCCAGCCATCAGATCGGGCTCGATGCCGACATCTGGCTGACGCCGATGCCGGATCGTCGCCTGTCGCGCGAGGAGCGCGAGGAGATGTCGGCGGTGATGATGGTGCGCGACGACCGGCTCGACATCGATCCGAAGGTGTTCACACCGAGCCATGTGCTGGTGCTGCGCGACGCCGCGCAGGAGCCGGCGGTGCAACGCATCTTCGTCAATCCCGCGATCAAGAAGGCGCTGTGCCGCGAGGCCAAGGGCGATCGCTCCTGGCTGTCGAAGATCAGGCCGTGGTGGGGCCACGACTATCATTTCCACATCCGCATGCGCTGCCCCGCGGGCGCCAGCGAATGCCAGGGCCAGCCGTCGCAATCCGAGGACGAAGGCTGCAAGCCGTCCGATTTCGCCTTCTGGTTCAAGGATTCGGTGCTGCACCCGAAACCGCCGCCGGTGCCGCCGAAGCCAAGACCGCCAATGACGCTGGCGCAGATGCCCGCCGCCTGCAAAGCGGTGCTGAATGCGGGCGATGCGAAGCCGTAA
- a CDS encoding L,D-transpeptidase encodes MSGFCTTRALVATVLAGFCVAPARADIRVDIDKSSQRMSVRVDGAPRYSWPVSTGRSGYGTPSGTFHPQAMMRSYFSRKYYNAPMPHAIFFHYGFAIHGTTDISRLGGPASHGCVRLHPANAATLFALIQHEGARNTTIHISN; translated from the coding sequence ATGTCAGGGTTTTGCACAACGCGTGCGCTGGTCGCAACTGTGCTGGCGGGGTTTTGCGTCGCGCCGGCGCGGGCCGATATCAGGGTCGACATCGACAAATCATCACAACGCATGTCGGTACGGGTCGATGGCGCGCCGCGCTACTCCTGGCCGGTGTCGACCGGCCGCAGCGGCTACGGCACGCCGAGCGGCACCTTCCATCCGCAGGCGATGATGCGGAGCTATTTCTCGCGCAAATATTACAATGCGCCGATGCCGCACGCGATCTTCTTCCACTACGGCTTTGCCATCCACGGCACGACCGACATTTCCCGCCTCGGCGGGCCGGCCTCGCATGGCTGCGTCAGGCTGCATCCCGCGAACGCGGCGACCCTGTTCGCGCTGATCCAGCACGAGGGCGCGCGCAACACGACGATCCATATCTCCAACTAA
- the modC gene encoding molybdenum ABC transporter ATP-binding protein — translation MLRVDVEKQLGEFSLEASFSSEGRVTGLFGASGAGKSSLINMIAGLLRPDRGTIVIDGETVDDTAAGIHVPTWRRRIGYVFQDARLFPHLNVAQNLDYGRRMNRLAPDPAQHNRVVDLLDIGALLDRRPGKLSGGERQRVALGRALLSKPRLLLLDEPLGALDEGRKLEILPYLVRLRDEANVPMVYVSHDVAELRQLATQIVMLRQGRVTSFGGVKVLT, via the coding sequence ATGCTGCGGGTCGATGTCGAAAAACAGCTCGGTGAATTCTCGCTTGAAGCATCGTTTTCGAGCGAAGGCCGCGTCACCGGCCTGTTCGGGGCATCCGGCGCCGGCAAGAGCTCGCTGATCAACATGATCGCGGGCCTGCTGCGTCCCGACCGCGGCACCATCGTCATCGACGGCGAGACCGTGGACGACACCGCCGCCGGCATTCATGTGCCGACCTGGCGCCGCCGCATCGGCTACGTCTTCCAGGACGCGCGGCTGTTCCCGCATCTCAACGTCGCGCAAAATCTCGACTACGGACGGCGGATGAACCGCCTCGCACCCGACCCCGCGCAGCACAACCGCGTCGTCGATCTCCTCGACATCGGCGCGCTTCTGGACCGCCGTCCCGGAAAGCTCTCCGGCGGCGAACGCCAGCGCGTCGCGCTCGGCCGCGCGCTGCTGTCAAAACCGCGTTTGCTGCTGCTCGACGAGCCGCTCGGCGCGCTCGACGAGGGCCGCAAGCTCGAGATTCTGCCCTATCTGGTGCGGCTGCGCGACGAGGCCAATGTCCCCATGGTCTATGTCAGCCACGACGTCGCCGAGCTGCGCCAGCTCGCGACGCAGATCGTGATGCTGAGGCAGGGACGGGTGACGTCGTTCGGCGGGGTGAAGGTGCTGACGTAG
- the modA gene encoding molybdate ABC transporter substrate-binding protein — protein sequence MFRIAGLFTAFVILAGVSLSPAAADDKTITVFAAASMKNALDEVDAAYTAKTGVKFSVSYAASSVLAKQIEQGAPADVFVSADTDWMDYAISKKTINEPTRVNLLGNSIVLIAPKDSKIDNVTIAQGFDLAKLVGDGKIATGDVKSVPVGKYAKAALEKLGAWTAAEPKFAMAESVRAALTLVARGEANLGIVYSTDAKVEPGVKIVGTFPENSHPAIIYPVAATTTAKGETNDYLAFLRTSAAKTILEKYGFKFLISPTT from the coding sequence ATGTTTCGTATTGCCGGACTTTTCACCGCTTTCGTGATCCTCGCAGGCGTGAGTCTCTCGCCGGCCGCGGCCGACGACAAGACCATCACCGTGTTTGCGGCCGCCTCGATGAAGAACGCGCTCGACGAGGTCGACGCCGCCTACACCGCCAAGACCGGCGTCAAGTTCAGCGTCAGCTATGCCGCGAGCTCGGTGCTGGCCAAGCAGATCGAGCAGGGCGCGCCGGCCGACGTGTTCGTCTCCGCCGACACCGACTGGATGGACTACGCCATCTCCAAGAAGACCATCAACGAGCCGACCCGCGTCAACCTGCTCGGCAACAGCATCGTGCTGATCGCGCCGAAGGACTCCAAGATCGACAACGTCACCATCGCGCAAGGCTTTGATCTCGCCAAGCTCGTCGGCGACGGCAAGATCGCGACCGGCGACGTCAAGTCGGTGCCGGTCGGCAAATACGCCAAGGCGGCGCTGGAGAAGCTCGGCGCCTGGACCGCCGCGGAGCCGAAGTTCGCCATGGCCGAGAGCGTGCGCGCGGCGCTGACGCTGGTCGCCCGTGGCGAGGCCAATCTCGGCATCGTCTATTCCACCGACGCCAAGGTCGAGCCCGGCGTGAAGATTGTCGGCACCTTCCCCGAAAATTCGCATCCCGCCATCATCTATCCGGTTGCGGCGACCACGACCGCGAAGGGCGAGACCAACGACTATCTCGCTTTCCTGCGTACGTCGGCCGCCAAGACCATTCTGGAAAAATACGGCTTCAAGTTCCTGATATCCCCGACGACGTGA